The following proteins are co-located in the Argopecten irradians isolate NY chromosome 9, Ai_NY, whole genome shotgun sequence genome:
- the LOC138330599 gene encoding uncharacterized protein, whose amino-acid sequence MNSLLGVLLRFRREAVAITADIQQMFYCFLVQKEQRSYLRFIWHQDNDLAKPLVDYHMNVHVFGNSPSPAVATYGLRKTADEAEHKYGSDVRQFVHRNFYVDDALSSHPTSEEAVDLLHRTRSALQEYGHLRLHKVSSNSSAVLSEFDSEDLAKSLKDLELGKEGLPTQRSLGICWNLQEDKFTFQVSLQDKPFTRRGVLSTINSIFDPLGFTSPVTIAGKEILREAMNNGIDWDTPLPLEHLERWERWKASLEHLGNISITRTYGGASLSQATRKDLCIFSDASETAIAAVVYLQLTDSEGNQKLGFVMGKAKLAPKHGHTIPRLELCAAVLAVELYDIVRSELDTTFDSVRFFTDSKVVLGYIRNESKRFFTYVENRVERIRRCSDPSNWNYVPTKMNPADEATRSVSANNMQESMWLNGPKYLCDVIADEEYPLINPDSDKEVRVLKTDIPNNSKPCQLGTRFEHFSSWYGLVRAISNLKHVVARRTDKNGNPGCCKGRHLCHIGKTPEALKESEVFILKVVQQDCFQQELDALKSGGALSRNSAIRNLDPFLDADGLLRVGGRLRNSELTSQERNPIIIPKRHHVASLLISHYHQEVKHQGRMFTEGAIRSAGYWIIGSRRLVNSYLGKCVKCLRLRGKRQVQKMSDLPCDRLNPAPPFSYIGIDVFGPWTVVTRKTRGGQAESKRWAVLFTCLVIRAVHIEVIQEMTSSCFINALRRFVSLRGEVKLIRSDCGSNFVGAAKDIGANIINIEDPVTKAFLSTNKISWKFNPPHASHMGGSWERIIGISRKILDSLLKDVPHRNLTHEVITTLMAEVCSIINARPLTGIPSDPDTPMPLTPSTLLTMKTSHVANSFCIEEFTPKDLYKSQWRCVQQLANSFWKRWKNEYLSSLQSRQKWQDDSRNVIEGDIVLVRDKSLCRNDWPMAVVSKAIPSADGRIRKVEVRVDNGKLYLRPVSEVVVLVPKQ is encoded by the coding sequence ATGAATAGCCTTTTGGGAGTCTTGTTAAGGTTCAGACGCGAGGCTGTGGCGATTACGGCCGATATACAGCAGATGTTTTACTGTTTTCTTGTGCAGAAAGAACAGCGAAGTTATCTCCGTTTCATTTGGCACCAGGATAATGACCTGGCAAAACCCCTTGTGGACTATCATATGAACGTACATGTCTTTGGGAATAGCCCCTCCCCTGCAGTGGCGACATACGGGTTGCGAAAGACGGCAGACGAAGCAGAGCACAAGTATGGATCAGATGTCCGTCAGTTCGTCCATCGCAACTTCTATGTGGATGACGCCCTGTCATCTCATCCAACGTCAGAAGAGGCTGTCGATCTTCTACATCGTACTAGGTCTGCTCTACAAGAGTATGGTCATCTCAGATTGCACAAGGTGTCTTCAAACTCGAGTGCTGTACTTTCAGAATTTGACAGTGAAGATCTAGCAAAGAGTCTCAAAGATCTTGAACTGGGCAAAGAGGGTCTACCAACGCAACGGAGTCTTGGGATCTGTTGGAATCTACAAGAAGACAAGTTCACATTCCAAGTGTCCCTCCAGGACAAACCTTTCACCAGACGTGGAGTCCTTTCCACTATAAACAGTATTTTTGACCCATTAGGCTTCACGTCACCAGTCACCATTGCAGGGAAAGAAATATTACGGGAAGCGATGAACAATGGAATTGATTGGGATACACCACTACCTTTGGAGCACCTCGAAAGGTGGGAACGATGGAAGGCATCGCTAGAACATCTCGGCAACATCTCAATTACCCGCACTTACGGAGGCGCTTCTCTCAGCCAAGCTACTCGGAAGGATCTTTGCATATTCTCAGATGCATCAGAAACAGCTATTGCGGCTGTGGTTTATCTGCAACTTACTGATTCCGAAGGAAATCAGAAACTTGGCTTCGTAATGGGTAAAGCAAAATTGGCCCCAAAGCACGGCCATACTATTCCTCGCTTGGAGCTTTGTGCAGCTGTCCTTGCTGTGGAGCTGTATGATATTGTTCGTAGCGAACTAGACACAACCTTCGATAGTGTTAGGTTTTTCACCGATAGTAAAGTGGTGCTTGGATATATCCGAAATGAGTCCAAACGGTTTTTTACTTATGTCGAGAATCGTGTTGAACGAATACGACGATGTAGTGATCCAAGCAATTGGAACTATGTTCCTACAAAAATGAACCCTGCCGATGAAGCAACACGCTCTGTTTCGGCAAATAACATGCAAGAAAGCATGTGGCTTAATGGACCTAAGTATCTCTGCGATGTGATTGCAGATGAGGAATACCCACTTATCAATCCAGACTCTGACAAAGAGGTTCGTGTGCTCAAAACTGATATACCAAACAACTCAAAACCGTGTCAACTCGGAACAAGGTTCGAGCACTTCTCATCCTGGTATGGTCTTGTGAGGGCAATATCTAATCTGAAACATGTTGTTGCCAGACGTACTGATAAGAATGGTAATCCTGGATGCTGCAAAGGCAGACACCTTTGCCATATTGGTAAGACGCCTGAAGCTCTCAAGGAGTCAGAGGTTTTCATCCTTAAGGTTGTCCAACAAGATTGCTTTCAACAAGAGTTGGACGCTTTGAAATCGGGAGGCGCCCTCTCTCGAAACAGTGCCATTCGGAATTTGGATCCCTTTCTCGACGCAGATGGATTGCTGCGCGTCGGAGGACGCCTTCGAAACTCCGAACTTACCTCACAGGAAAGGAATCCTATCATTATTCCCAAAAGACACCATGTAGCTAGTCTCTTGATATCACACTATCATCAAGAAGTGAAACACCAGGGGCGCATGTTTACTGAGGGAGCTATCCGCAGTGCAGGTTACTGGATCATTGGCAGTAGACGCTTAGTGAATTCGTACCTTGGGAAGTGTGTAAAATGCCTAAGACTTCGTGGAAAGAGACAAGTCCAGAAGATGTCGGATCTTCCTTGCGATCGTCTGAACCCGGCTCCTCCCTTTAGTTACATCGGCATAGATGTGTTTGGACCATGGACTGTGGTCACCAGGAAAACGCGCGGTGGTCAGGCGGAGTCAAAGAGATGGGCTGTGCTATTCACATGTCTAGTTATCCGTGCTGTGCATATAGAGGTAATCCAGGAAATGACATCATCGTGCTTCATCAACGCTTTGCGTCGATTTGTTTCCCTTCGAGGAGAGGTCAAGTTGATCAGATCCGACTGTGGTTCGAACTTCGTGGGGGCCGCAAAGGATATTGGTGCAAATATTATCAACATCGAAGACCCAGTCACCAAAGCATTCCTGTCAACAAATAAGATTTCTTGGAAGTTCAATCCACCGCACGCTTCCCACATGGGAGGTTCTTGGGAACGAATTATCGGCATTTCACGCAAAATACTGGATTCACTTCTCAAGGACGTACCACACAGGAACTTGACACATGAAGTTATCACAACGTTGATGGCAGAGGTTTGCTCTATCATAAATGCCAGACCCCTGACGGGCATTCCATCAGATCCGGACACTCCTATGCCTTTGACGCCATCTACCTTACTGACCATGAAAACATCACATGTTGCCAACTCCTTCTGCATCGAGGAATTTACTCCAAAGGACCTTTATAAAAGCCAATGGAGATGCGTCCAACAGCTAGCAAACAGCTTTTGGAAAAGGTGGAAGAACGAGTATCTTTCTTCACTTCAGTCACGTCAGAAGTGGCAAGACGACAGCCGGAATGTCATTGAGGGAGACATTGTGCTAGTGAGGGACAAATCGCTTTGTCGAAATGATTGGCCTATGGCCGTCGTTAGTAAGGCTATTCCAAGTGCCGACGGTAGGATACGCAAAGTTGAAGTGCGCGTGGACAACGGCAAATTGTACCTACGTCCTGTTAGTGAAGTCGTGGTTCTTGTACCAAAACAGTGA
- the LOC138331710 gene encoding uncharacterized protein, which translates to MAESREPEILDLLHQENDPLHQGNAQVEGIDKRRHKLTAKAQEQFNLTVQNYYSKLFPLRQELDELILMLGDDSDDKYKTLPALHNAYGRYLKISFELKSYLTRINSEEADIELRKHGVIFKTVTEEVEKAATLFHKQNVVTQENARFDDEESIPESHKSSASVVLARQRAKVEAARTNKQFIWQESNLLKEKAHLEAESILKSAEITVALKNLKAEQEDQVAKVEYQAILEEFEETDPVKPKNVYQQTSNYNIGKTPMRSPKETPPRRKLPQLPVSTPQMLNEKRDAIMAKLSSTHRVRLNPQVTPFTPQSRNQCKTSLPAEDSEIPKTPRQNTSEIVSQHQPISNLILSPPVHYSTPANPQCLPKSEPQVLPNPLDGTVQLSKYLMKRELITGRLLQFSDKPETYLSWKNTFRDVMSEIGAKPSEEVDLMVKWLGPKSSNQVASIKTSNAGNHEQALQRAWERMDTFYGSPERVEHALKQKLQNLPIITHKDNVKLYELVDTLNEVLAVMQDPKYGRLLGYLNSSVGIKPILLKVPIGIRNKWREKAMRYKRDTQEMFPPFSFFCSFMQEMAETFNDPGFEFGGDTDPHTTIRRTKQQITVNKTSVGIDSSATETHNRRCPIHNAGHSLSNCRAFKAKDISERRQLLRENGRCFRCCESKHRRQNCKETVKCELCDSKHHCTAMHDANHQRQQRSDDNGGELNKPHVDAKCTEICGKTFSGKSCAKIVQVKVRHKKSTHSPVRVYAILDEQSNKSLARKELFDVFDCNSDHESYCLSTCGGRITTSGRISLGFVVESIDETVSLDLPSLIECDAIPNNRQEIPTPDVAIHYPHLSNIASLISPIDNNSEILLLIGRDMLSVHHVLEQRVGQPDQPYAQRLPLGWVIVGESCLDGVHATSTANVLKTMLRPSSGSTSNLNQCESKIRVSECLIDELNIFRRTDQDNKPGMSVQDKQFLSIMDKEMKKDSSGKWIAPLPLKSNRPRLPNNRKQALDRAKTLDHSLRKDPIKRTHFLTFMQSLLDSGHAEIAPELKETDECWYLPLFGVYHPQKKRIVYGAYSTRQRRFKGFLLTACYSQDQT; encoded by the coding sequence ATGGCAGAGTCAAGGGAACCTGAAATTCTAGACCTCCTGCACCAGGAAAACGACCCCCTGCACCAGGGAAATGCACAAGTTGAAGGTATTGACAAACGTCGACATAAACTCACAGCTAAGGCTCAGGAACAGTTCAATTTAACAGTTCAGAATTATTATTCAAAACTTTTCCCTCTCAGACAGGAATTAGATGAGCTGATCTTGATGTTAGGTGATGATAGCGATGATAAATACAAAACACTGCCTGCTCTCCATAACGCATATGGACGTTATCTCAAAATAAGTTTTGAACTGAAAAGTTACTTGACAAGGATTAATTCTGAGGAAGCTGATATTGAACTGCGTAAGCATGGAGTAATATTCAAAACTGTAACAGAGGAGGTGGAAAAAGCAGCAactttatttcataaacaaaatgtcGTGACTCAGGAAAATGCTCGATTTGATGATGAAGAAAGTATACCTGAATCACATAAATCTTCTGCTAGTGTGGTTCTCGCACGACAGCGAGCAAAGGTAGAAGCGGCAcgaacaaataaacaatttatctgGCAAGAATCTAACCTACTTAAGGAAAAGGCACATTTGGAAGCAGAGTCAATCCTTAAATCTGCAGAAATCACAGTAGCTTTAAAAAATCTTAAAGCAGAACAGGAGGATCAAGTGGCTAAGGTGGAATATCAAGCTATATTAGAAGAGTTTGAGGAAACTGATCCTGTTAAACccaaaaatgtatatcaacaaaCTTCAAACTACAATATAGGTAAAACTCCCATGAGATCCCCAAAGGAAACCCCGCCTCGACGTAAGCTTCCACAGCTTCCCGTATCAACACCCCAAATGCTCAATGAAAAACGTGATGCGATTATGGCAAAATTATCATCTACTCATAGAGTTCGCCTCAATCCTCAAGTTACACCTTTCACACCACAGTCGAGGAATCAGTGTAAAACATCACTTCCCGCAGAAGATAGTGAAATTCCTAAAACACCCCGCCAAAATACTAGTGAAATAGTATCACAACACCAACCGATTAGCAATCTCATTTTGTCACCCCCTGTTCACTATAGCACTCCTGCTAACCCTCAATGCCTTCCAAAGTCAGAACCTCAAGTTCTTCCAAACCCGCTAGATGGTACAGTGCAACTCtcaaaatatttgatgaagAGAGAATTAATTACAGGGAGGCTGTTGCAATTCAGTGACAAACCAGAAACTTACCTTTCCTGGAAGAACACCTTTAGGGATGTTATGAGTGAGATTGGCGCTAAGCCTTCTGAAGAAGTGGACCTTATGGTAAAATGGCTCGGACCAAAATCAAGTAATCAGGTTGCTAGCATAAAAACGTCTAATGCAGGGAATCATGAACAGGCCTTACAGAGAGCATGGGAAAGAATGGACACGTTCTACGGGAGTCCCGAAAGGGTGGAACATGCCCTCAAACAAAAACTTCAGAACTTACCCATTATCACACACAAAGACAATGTCAAACTCTACGAACTTGTAGACACCCTTAATGAAGTCCTTGCTGTTATGCAGGATCCAAAGTACGGCAGACTCCTTGGTTACTTAAACTCGTCAGTAGGAATAAAACCTATTCTTTTGAAAGTTCCTATCGGCATTCgtaacaaatggcgcgaaaaaGCTATGCGCTATAAGCGGGACACACAAGAAATGTTTCCACCATTCTCGTTTTTCTGTAGCTTCATGCAGGAAATGGCTGAGACTTTTAATGACCCAGGATTTGAGTTCGGAGGAGATACGGACCCTCACACGACTATACGGCGAACGAAACAACAGATCactgtaaacaaaacatctGTTGGTATTGATAGCAGTGCAACGGAAACGCACAACAGGCGATGCCCTATCCATAACGCGGGTCATTCTTTGAGTAACTGCAGAGCATTCAAGGCGAAAGACATATCAGAACGTCGTCAGCTCCTGAGAGAAAATGGTAGATGTTTTAGGTGTTGTGAAAGTAAACACAGAAGACAAAACTGCAAAGAAACAGTTAAATGTGAACTTTGTGACAGTAAGCATCATTGTACTGCCATGCATGACGCAAATCATCAAAGGCAACAAAGGTCGGACGATAATGGCGGGGAGCTGAATAAGCCTCATGTTGACGCAAAGTGCACAGAGATATGTGGAAAGACATTCTCTGGTAAATCGTGTGCAAAAATTGTTCAAGTGAAAGTGAGACACAAAAAGAGTACTCATAGCCCAGTTCGAGTGTACGCCATTTTAGATGAACAGAGTAACAAATCTCTAGCACGGAAGGAGCTCTTTGACGTATTCGACTGCAATTCTGATCATGAAAGCTATTGTTTGTCTACTTGTGGCGGAAGAATAACTACAAGCGGCCGAATATCTTTGGGATTTGTCGTAGAATCAATAGACGAGACAGTGAGTTTAGATCTTCCTAGTCTTATTGAGTGTGACGCCATCCCTAATAATCGTCAAGAAATCCCTACACCAGATGTAGCAATTCATTACCCTCACCTCTCAAACATTGCTTCGTTGATATCACCAATAGACAATAACTCTGAAATTCTTTTGCTTATTGGACGAGACATGCTTTCAGTTCATCACGTGTTAGAGCAACGAGTCGGACAGCCAGACCAACCTTACGCACAAAGACTACCACTAGGTTGGGTCATAGTTGGCGAGTCCTGTTTAGATGGAGTGCATGCCACATCTACGGCGAATGTCTTAAAAACCATGTTAAGACCATCCTCTGGATCCACATCCAATTTAAACCAGTGTGAAAGTAAAATACGCGTCTCTGAGTGCCTTATTGATGAACTGAATATATTTCGCCGCACGGACCAAGACAACAAACCAGGAATGTCTGTTCAGGACAAACAGtttttgtcaatcatggacaaGGAAATGAAGAAAGATAGTAGCGGAAAATGGATCGCTCCTCTTCCTCTAAAAAGTAATCGACCACGATTGCCTAACAACAGAAAACAGGCTCTAGATCGTGCTAAGACTCTGGATCACAGTCTCAGGAAGGACCCCATCAAAAGGACTCATTTCCTTACCTTCATGCAATCACTGTTGGATTCCGGCCACGCTGAAATCGCTCCCGAGCTAAAAGAGACAGATGAATGCTGGTACCTGCCACTCTTTGGCGTATACCATCCTCAAAAAAAAAGGATTGTATACGGGGCGTATTCGACTCGTCAGCGAAGGTTCAAGGGATTTCTCTTAACAGCGTGTTACTCTCAGGACCAGACCTGA
- the LOC138330597 gene encoding DNA ligase 1-like, which yields MNSHCQFEIQPVTISKQTSGRKSLLDKYFDFQNDKALLKEEQSSAKRKMYMKDYVQKRECSSFRERQNRCSVESKQKARENPEYKLKDRESNHKIIKKARQCEGFRESELKAKQRSREEIETKQKDRKNTLKAKTKARQNKEFRETELKAKQRSREKIETKQKDRKNTLKAKTKARQSKEFRETELKAKQRSREQIETKQKERKKTLKAMTKARQNKEFRESELKAKQRSREQIETKQKERKSTLQAKTKARQNKEFRESELKAKQRSREQIETKQKERKNTLKAMTKARQNKEFRETELKAKQRSREEIETKQKERKKRLKAMTKARQNKEFRESELKAKQRSREKIETKQKERKSTLKTMIKARQNKEFRESELKAKQRSREQIEKQNKKKEKTHLKP from the coding sequence ATGAACAGTCACTGCCAGTTTGAAATTCAACCAGTTACTATTTCCAAACAGACTTCAGGGAGAAAATCATTGCTTGACAAATACTTTGACTTTCAAAATGATAAGGCATTATTGAAAGAGGAACAATCATCAGcaaagagaaaaatgtatatgaaaGACTACGTGCAGAAAAGGGAATGTTCAAGTTTTAGGGAAAGACAAAATCGCTGTTCTGTAGAGAGCAAACAAAAAGCTAGAGAAAACCcagaatataaattaaaagATAGAGAAAGCAACCACAAAATAATTAAGAAGGCTAGACAATGTGAGGGGTTTAGAGAATCTGAACTTAAAGCAAAACAGAGATCCAGAGAAGAGatagaaacaaaacagaaagacaGAAAAAACACACTTAAAGCTAAGACAAAGGCCAGACAAAACAAGGAATTTAGAGAGACTGAACTTAAAGCAAAACAGAGATCAAGAgaaaaaatagaaacaaaacagaaagacaGAAAAAACACACTTAAAGCTAAGACAAAGGCCAGACAAAGCAAGGAATTTAGAGAGACTGAACTTAAAGCAAAACAGAGATCAAGAGaacaaatagaaacaaaacaaaaagaaagaaaaaagacaCTTAAAGCTATGACAAAGGCTAGACAAAACAAGGAATTTAGAGAGTCTGAACTTAAAGCAAAACAGAGATCAAGAGaacaaatagaaacaaaacaaaaagaaagaaaaagcaCACTTCAAGCTAAGACAAAGGCCAGACAAAACAAGGAATTTAGAGAGTCTGAACTTAAAGCAAAACAGAGATCCAGAGaacaaatagaaacaaaacaaaaagaaagaaaaaacacacTTAAAGCCATGACAAAGGCTAGACAAAACAAGGAATTTAGAGAGACTGAACTTAAAGCAAAACAGAGATCAAGAGaagaaatagaaacaaaacaaaaagaaagaaaaaagagacTTAAAGCTATGACAAAGGCTAGACAAAACAAGGAATTTAGAGAGTCTGAACTTAAAGCAAAACAGAGATCAAGAgaaaaaatagaaacaaaacagaaagaaagaaaaagcaCACTTAAAACCATGATAAAGGCTAGACAAAACAAGGAATTTAGAGAGTCTGAACTTAAAGCAAAACAGAGATCAAGAGAACaaatagaaaaacaaaacaaaaagaaagaaaaaacacacTTAAAGCCATGA